One part of the Bacillus sp. FJAT-27916 genome encodes these proteins:
- a CDS encoding glutamate synthase-related protein yields MNQKWSPSKFTEFHKAEHDACGIIACVEKKKIPTRENIFACIDALVTMNHRAGFINGEGDGVGIHIDIPRALWQEKLKNTGVDSSLADSSHFVVGHFFIDRRADKGQTIEEIVHKAKSSGLNEVFVSDQAYSSDALGPIALQENPVFLQVGFIANKELNQQALSSLLFDLTIEIEKNESIHVSSLSQYHAVYKVMGAGDILPKYYPDLSSPLVASTMTLGHNRYCTNTLSSFFRVQPFSVLGHNGEINTIARLRDEAQMIGVPLVQGGSDSQDLSRTLETFIYREGYSLFEALDIIFPPIINEMKEYPGHLQDLYTYLRESWGHFAQGPAAIISRHADEVAFSVDSLGLRPLWMMETSSSYLFGSEPGVIPTTEYVADPKPIGPGEKVGLKWNGDTIKLYEYKHYQEEVFERFSSRLSFKDTHLRMLPPEAKKIIVNQEDSKIQNGQYKAFGWERDNIQLVEQMAEKGAEPIRSLGHDAPLAALNPERQNIADFIKESVAVVTNPAIDRDREMEHFSTRTIIGKRPSLFTSDKQAGPIIELLTPLLVEGKPGQDCVRELGQPSFEQIYQLFDGEGKWHTISMTFTEEETIAEALARITGEAIQAVSNGASILCLDDDSAHKDGQLWIDPHLVVSAVDQALVKNGKRRDCSLALRSAAIRNLHDIIVAYGLGANLINPYYMFRTVADETAKPVANLYKALSKGLEKVISTLGIHELRGYGRLFSSIGLHDEVAEVLNIVNFFGSNELKYNFETMKEDAKQRTTDYANEKERIGKTFHLFPRIWKAIGDVAKTGDYTAYGEKISEQEEQNPTTIRHLTDFKQTGNTVNPEMVNLGVGEHSLPFVIASMSFGSQNETAFRAYAEGADRLNMISMNGEGGEIKDMLGKYPRTRGQQIASGRFGVNAELLNSSNLLEIKIGQGAKPGEGGHLPGSKVTAKIAEARNATIGSDLISPSNNHDIYSIEDLAQMIHELKTANDQAKVAVKVPVVPNIGTIAVGIAKAGADIITLSGFDGGTGAARIHALQNVGLPVEIGVKSAHNALLEAGLRQDVELWADGGLKSAKDILKVMLLGANRVGFGTLSMIAIGCTTCRGCHLDTCHVGIATQIDSEAEAKEHGLRRFVPRQYDLAVEGIVNMFTAFGNELKTLAAQLGITDLQEAVGHSELLEQTKGKDMLDLTYLLKTLELGQISKMESKSSDEELMVQMAAVGAEYLDSSVNDLFQSRNFQNVNAIQRVLGSRVSCHRVRGRLDGSYRKLDPVNLTYKGSIPGNGLGAYNTEGINIVVDGGAQDGTGKTSFGGTIAILKDKGKDGQYYNGSVGKGFGYGAQKGLLIAQGDADARAGIRLSGADMIIGGLLKQDIPADEKGNIGVNSNIKGFAFEYMTNGRGLVLGDPGPWICAGMTGGVIYLRYQPERGLNKDALQRRIAKGALVSIEKLTDTGVKDVTELLSQYMSILGSNGQKAEAEELALLLENPAQNFIQIVPVKEHADPSVSTE; encoded by the coding sequence ATGAACCAAAAATGGAGTCCTAGCAAATTTACCGAATTCCATAAAGCTGAACATGATGCTTGCGGAATTATCGCCTGTGTAGAAAAGAAAAAAATCCCAACACGTGAAAATATCTTTGCGTGTATTGATGCCCTTGTAACCATGAACCACCGCGCTGGTTTTATTAATGGTGAAGGTGACGGCGTTGGCATTCATATAGATATCCCGCGTGCGTTATGGCAAGAAAAGCTAAAAAATACAGGGGTCGATTCTTCCCTGGCTGATTCCTCTCACTTCGTCGTTGGTCACTTCTTTATAGACCGCCGCGCCGATAAAGGACAGACAATCGAAGAGATTGTCCACAAAGCAAAAAGCAGCGGATTAAATGAGGTCTTTGTGTCCGATCAAGCCTATTCTTCAGACGCACTCGGACCAATCGCCCTGCAGGAGAACCCTGTCTTCTTACAGGTTGGCTTTATTGCCAATAAAGAGTTAAACCAGCAAGCACTCTCTTCTCTTTTATTTGATTTGACTATAGAAATTGAAAAAAATGAATCGATTCATGTTTCATCCTTAAGCCAATATCATGCGGTCTACAAGGTTATGGGTGCCGGGGATATTCTGCCAAAATATTATCCTGACTTAAGCAGCCCGCTCGTTGCATCCACTATGACTCTAGGACATAACCGGTATTGCACGAATACATTATCAAGCTTCTTCCGTGTGCAGCCATTCAGCGTTCTCGGCCATAATGGCGAGATTAATACGATTGCACGCTTACGGGATGAAGCACAAATGATTGGTGTTCCGCTCGTGCAAGGCGGAAGTGATTCACAAGACCTTAGCCGCACGCTCGAAACATTTATTTACCGCGAAGGCTACAGCTTATTCGAAGCGCTTGATATCATCTTCCCTCCAATCATCAATGAGATGAAGGAATATCCTGGACATCTTCAGGATTTGTACACATACTTACGTGAATCCTGGGGACATTTCGCCCAAGGACCAGCAGCCATCATTTCCCGCCACGCAGACGAAGTAGCGTTCTCCGTTGATTCACTGGGCTTGCGCCCATTATGGATGATGGAAACATCAAGCTCTTATCTTTTCGGTTCAGAACCTGGTGTCATTCCAACGACTGAATATGTTGCCGATCCAAAACCAATCGGACCAGGAGAAAAGGTCGGCTTGAAATGGAACGGAGATACCATCAAGCTTTATGAATATAAGCACTATCAAGAAGAAGTGTTCGAACGCTTCTCCAGTCGACTTTCATTTAAGGATACACACCTGCGCATGCTTCCTCCTGAAGCGAAGAAAATAATCGTGAACCAAGAGGACTCCAAAATCCAAAACGGGCAGTATAAGGCCTTTGGATGGGAGCGCGATAATATCCAATTAGTTGAGCAAATGGCAGAAAAAGGAGCAGAACCAATTCGTTCACTTGGCCATGATGCACCACTCGCAGCCCTTAACCCAGAACGACAAAACATTGCTGACTTCATTAAAGAAAGCGTGGCAGTTGTCACAAACCCTGCCATTGACAGGGACCGTGAGATGGAGCATTTCTCGACAAGAACCATCATCGGAAAACGTCCATCCTTATTTACAAGCGATAAGCAAGCAGGCCCAATCATTGAACTTCTTACCCCTCTGCTAGTAGAAGGTAAACCTGGTCAGGATTGCGTACGAGAATTGGGCCAGCCTTCCTTCGAACAGATTTATCAATTATTTGATGGCGAAGGCAAATGGCATACCATCTCCATGACATTTACAGAGGAAGAAACAATCGCTGAAGCCCTTGCACGCATTACAGGAGAGGCTATTCAAGCCGTCAGCAATGGTGCTTCTATCCTTTGTCTGGATGATGATTCAGCACATAAGGACGGACAGTTATGGATTGACCCGCATCTAGTCGTATCAGCCGTTGACCAAGCACTTGTCAAGAACGGTAAACGTCGTGATTGCTCTCTTGCCCTGCGTTCTGCAGCTATTCGCAATTTGCATGATATTATCGTTGCTTATGGATTGGGTGCAAATCTAATCAATCCTTATTATATGTTCCGAACAGTCGCTGATGAGACAGCGAAGCCTGTTGCGAACCTTTATAAGGCCTTGTCAAAGGGTCTTGAGAAAGTGATCTCCACACTCGGTATTCACGAGCTTCGCGGGTATGGACGCTTATTCTCAAGCATCGGCTTGCACGATGAGGTTGCAGAAGTCCTGAATATCGTCAACTTCTTTGGCTCTAACGAACTCAAGTACAACTTTGAAACCATGAAGGAAGATGCCAAGCAGCGCACAACTGATTATGCAAATGAGAAAGAGCGCATCGGCAAAACATTCCACCTCTTCCCGCGTATTTGGAAAGCAATCGGGGATGTGGCAAAGACCGGCGATTATACAGCCTACGGCGAGAAGATTTCTGAGCAAGAGGAACAGAATCCGACAACCATCCGTCATTTAACAGATTTCAAACAGACGGGTAATACTGTCAACCCAGAAATGGTCAATCTCGGCGTCGGTGAACATAGCCTGCCATTCGTTATTGCGTCCATGTCTTTCGGTTCTCAAAATGAGACAGCCTTCCGTGCATATGCTGAAGGAGCAGATCGCCTGAACATGATCAGCATGAACGGCGAAGGCGGCGAAATCAAAGATATGCTTGGTAAATACCCTCGGACACGCGGACAGCAGATTGCTTCAGGACGGTTCGGTGTCAATGCAGAGCTATTAAACTCTTCTAACCTGCTCGAAATTAAAATCGGGCAAGGCGCGAAGCCTGGTGAAGGCGGGCATTTGCCTGGTTCTAAGGTGACAGCGAAGATTGCCGAAGCTCGTAATGCGACAATCGGCTCTGACTTGATTTCACCTTCTAATAACCATGATATTTATTCGATTGAGGACTTGGCTCAAATGATTCATGAGCTGAAAACGGCCAATGACCAAGCCAAGGTTGCTGTCAAGGTTCCTGTCGTGCCGAATATCGGAACAATTGCTGTCGGAATCGCCAAAGCTGGAGCAGATATTATCACTTTAAGCGGATTTGACGGCGGTACTGGTGCCGCTCGGATTCATGCCCTGCAAAATGTTGGTCTTCCAGTCGAAATCGGGGTTAAATCTGCGCATAACGCCTTACTTGAGGCAGGCTTAAGACAAGATGTCGAGCTTTGGGCTGACGGCGGTCTAAAGAGTGCAAAAGATATCCTTAAAGTGATGCTGTTAGGAGCTAACCGTGTTGGCTTTGGTACCTTATCCATGATTGCCATCGGGTGTACCACTTGCCGCGGCTGTCATCTGGATACATGCCATGTCGGTATTGCAACTCAAATCGACTCTGAAGCTGAAGCTAAAGAACATGGCTTGCGCCGCTTCGTACCAAGGCAATACGATTTAGCCGTTGAAGGGATCGTCAATATGTTCACCGCTTTCGGTAATGAGCTGAAGACATTGGCTGCCCAGCTCGGCATTACGGATCTTCAAGAAGCAGTCGGTCATTCTGAGCTGCTCGAGCAAACAAAAGGCAAAGACATGCTTGACCTAACCTATCTGCTTAAGACCCTTGAGCTTGGACAAATCTCCAAGATGGAATCAAAATCATCGGATGAGGAGCTCATGGTCCAAATGGCAGCGGTTGGTGCCGAATATCTTGATTCAAGTGTGAACGATTTGTTCCAATCCCGTAATTTCCAAAATGTCAACGCCATTCAACGTGTTCTTGGCAGCCGCGTTTCCTGCCATCGAGTACGCGGGCGCTTAGATGGTTCATACAGAAAGCTTGATCCGGTGAATCTAACCTATAAAGGCTCCATTCCAGGAAACGGTCTTGGTGCATACAACACAGAAGGCATCAATATCGTTGTCGATGGCGGAGCCCAGGACGGAACAGGTAAAACATCCTTTGGAGGAACAATCGCCATCTTGAAGGATAAAGGAAAAGATGGACAATACTATAACGGCTCCGTTGGTAAAGGCTTTGGCTATGGTGCTCAAAAAGGCTTGCTCATCGCCCAAGGTGATGCCGATGCCCGTGCCGGAATCCGTCTCTCTGGTGCAGATATGATTATCGGCGGACTGCTTAAACAGGATATACCAGCCGACGAAAAAGGCAATATTGGTGTTAACTCCAATATTAAAGGCTTTGCCTTTGAGTATATGACCAATGGCCGCGGACTTGTACTCGGTGATCCAGGCCCATGGATTTGCGCCGGCATGACAGGCGGAGTCATTTATCTCCGCTATCAGCCAGAGCGCGGCTTGAATAAAGATGCCCTCCAGCGCAGGATCGCTAAAGGCGCACTTGTATCCATCGAGAAATTAACTGATACAGGCGTTAAGGATGTTACCGAGCTTCTTAGTCAATACATGAGCATACTAGGCTCAAATGGACAAAAAGCAGAAGCAGAAGAACTGGCCCTCCTTTTAGAGAACCCAGCTCAAAACTTCATCCAAATCGTCCCTGTGAAGGAACATGCCGATCCTTCCGTTTCAACAGAATGA
- a CDS encoding FUSC family protein — translation MKVGARVFKTGVAIVIAIYVAVLLGIPSPTLAAISAVFAVQPTIYRSYLTLIDQIQANIIGFLVAITFVLLFGNEPLLIGLAAIITIVINLKLKNDNQLTISLVTLILIMEQPEGDFTTFAFWRVFAILIGILSAFLVNLIFLPPKYETKLFTRINYTTDEILRWIRIGSRSTTEHVHLKKDIKRLKENMSKSERLYDMYQEERQYFKKNNIAKARKLVLYRYMIATNRRALDILKRLHRFEVEFHQMPDDFQLEVQEQLDILMRKHEHIHLKFTEKVKPGYLYAETEEQYNKQQLIEVVRGFRINATDETPVYYHMVTLISAILEYGDYLEHLEMLVNSFHSYHKAENKSVQLPDDDQA, via the coding sequence ATGAAGGTTGGTGCCCGAGTTTTTAAAACGGGAGTAGCCATAGTCATAGCCATTTATGTAGCGGTGCTGCTTGGGATTCCATCCCCTACATTGGCAGCCATTTCGGCGGTATTTGCCGTACAGCCGACTATTTATCGCTCCTATTTAACATTGATTGATCAAATACAAGCCAATATCATCGGTTTCTTGGTAGCTATCACATTTGTCCTGTTATTCGGAAACGAGCCGTTATTAATTGGTCTCGCTGCCATTATCACAATCGTCATTAATCTGAAGCTAAAAAATGATAATCAATTAACCATCTCTTTAGTGACATTAATCTTGATTATGGAGCAACCTGAAGGCGATTTTACAACGTTCGCTTTCTGGAGAGTATTCGCCATTCTCATTGGGATTCTCTCAGCCTTCCTAGTGAACTTGATTTTTCTTCCGCCTAAATATGAAACAAAGCTGTTCACACGAATTAATTACACCACTGATGAGATTCTGCGCTGGATTCGCATTGGCTCACGCAGCACGACCGAGCATGTGCATTTAAAGAAGGATATTAAACGGCTTAAGGAGAACATGAGCAAATCCGAGCGGCTTTATGATATGTATCAAGAGGAACGGCAATATTTCAAGAAAAATAATATTGCAAAGGCTCGAAAGCTCGTCCTTTATCGCTATATGATTGCGACCAACCGACGAGCGCTCGATATCCTAAAAAGACTTCACCGTTTTGAAGTAGAGTTTCACCAAATGCCGGATGACTTCCAGCTTGAAGTCCAAGAACAGCTCGATATCCTGATGAGAAAACATGAACATATCCATTTGAAATTCACGGAAAAAGTTAAACCAGGATACTTATATGCCGAGACAGAGGAGCAATATAATAAGCAGCAGTTGATTGAGGTTGTCAGAGGCTTCCGCATTAATGCCACGGATGAAACACCTGTTTACTACCATATGGTCACCTTGATCTCCGCGATTTTGGAATACGGAGACTATCTGGAGCATCTCGAAATGCTCGTCAATAGCTTCCATTCCTACCATAAAGCAGAAAACAAATCCGTACAATTACCGGATGATGATCAAGCATAA
- a CDS encoding YybH family protein, whose translation MTAVFSKVQDVLENYKTSVYEKDVEKFLSMYAPEMHIYDCWGNWEVKDLSLWKNNVAEWFNGLNEEGVLLKVDFHDLVVEEDINLAFVYCTVTFTAHLADGGEQLRQMSNRFTYGLKKVNESWFIIHEHSSLPISVETGKGIYNMGKG comes from the coding sequence ATGACAGCTGTATTTTCCAAAGTTCAAGACGTACTTGAAAACTATAAAACATCCGTTTACGAGAAGGATGTTGAAAAGTTCTTATCCATGTACGCTCCTGAAATGCATATTTATGATTGCTGGGGGAACTGGGAGGTTAAGGACCTTTCTTTGTGGAAGAATAATGTAGCAGAGTGGTTTAATGGATTGAACGAAGAGGGTGTTTTACTTAAGGTTGATTTTCATGACCTAGTAGTTGAGGAAGATATAAACCTTGCATTTGTTTATTGTACTGTAACATTTACTGCACATTTAGCAGATGGTGGTGAGCAACTTCGCCAAATGTCTAATCGATTCACATATGGTTTGAAAAAGGTGAATGAATCATGGTTTATAATCCATGAACATTCCTCATTACCTATAAGTGTAGAAACTGGTAAAGGAATTTACAACATGGGTAAAGGTTAA